In Providencia hangzhouensis, the DNA window AACAAGTTGCCCGCCAAATTCAAGGCGCTTTACCACAAGGCGTACGCGATTTAGGTGAAGATTTTGATAAAAAACTGCGTTCACTGTTACAATCACAACTCGGCAAATTAGACTTAGTCAGTCGTGAAGAATTTGATATTCAAACTCAAGTCTTATTACGCACCCGTGAAAAATTAGCGAAGATGGAACAACGCGTTAGCGCACTCGAAGCCCATTTAAATGT includes these proteins:
- the ubiK gene encoding ubiquinone biosynthesis accessory factor UbiK, coding for MLDPKKIEQVARQIQGALPQGVRDLGEDFDKKLRSLLQSQLGKLDLVSREEFDIQTQVLLRTREKLAKMEQRVSALEAHLNVEEKTAE